Genomic window (Deltaproteobacteria bacterium):
TGGTAAAAGGAAATGCTTACGGTCATGGTGATTATATTATTGCTAAGTCTTTAAGTGGGATGGGCATTCCCTATTTAGGGGTTTGCTTGATTGAAGAAGCTTTGTGGCTGAAGCGAGCCGGAATTGAAACGCCCTTGGTTGTTTTCAGAGGTTTTGATAATGAAGGGGCAAAAGAAATTATTGCTAATGACTTTATCCCTATTGTAAGTCAGTGGGAACAATTAGAGTATCTGGAGAATAACATCAAGGATAAGTCGATTTTAATTCATCTTAAATTTGATACGGGGATGAATCGTCTGGGTTTTTCAGAAAAGGACGCTAAAAAAATTTTTGATCGGTTATGGAAGAACAAAAAATTAAGATTAAAAGGCATTTTAACTCATCTTTATTTTGGCGAAGACTTTTTAGTTGAAGAAGGTCATTCACAACGTCAAATCAAGGCTATCATGGGAATTGCTAAAATCTTTAAGTGCTATAATCCAGTTCTTCATGTGTTTAACACTGCAGGGATTGTGGGAGCTTATTTAAAACCTCAACCAGAATTCCATACTTTTGGATTGCGACCTGGCCTTTTAATTTATGGCTATGCAGCGCCAATGTTAAATCACTCACAGCCTTTTGATTTTTTAAAACCAGTGATGAGTCTCAAATCTCATGTCAGCGATATTAAGATGATTTCAAAGGGGCAAGGCATTTCTTACTCCCATACTTGGAAGGCTACAAAAGACTCAATTATTGGGATCATTCCCATCGGCTATGCAGATGGGGTTCATCGCTTACTTTCCAATAGGGGGGAAGTGATTGTTAAGAATTATAAAGCTCCAATTATAGGAAACATTTGTATGGACTATCTGATGGTTGATCTGACGGAGATTTCGCAAATACAGCCGGTTCGTAAAAATGAGACGGTTATTTTGCTGGGGCAAAGCGAGGATCGTAAATTATTTATTGGAGCCCAAGAAGTAGCGGCTAAGGCACAGACGATTACCTGGGAAATTTTGACCAGCATAGGAATAAGAGTTCCTCGACTTGTTATTTAAGGCCATGAAGGACGGACGTTGTGAAGTCTCGTCCTTCAGACATCAGTTGTCAAAATAGAGATTGGTTAATATTATAATCCTAATGGTAAACGCATTCAAAGATTTTATAACAGAAACGGGAATGATGATGATGTTTTTATCTTCATCATTGCGGTTATTATTTGTTAAACCAAATAGATTCTCTGAAGTTATCAAACACATGGAATTTATTGGAAATAAATCTGTAGGAATTATTTCATTAACTTCGCTTTTTACGGGGTTAGCTCTATCTTTTCAAGTCTATCTTGGATTTAAAATTATAAACGCTGTTAATATGGTAGGGCCAACTGTAGCTCTTGGAATCACTCGTGAGTTAGGCCCTGTTCTGACTGGTTTGATCGTCGCGGCTAGAGCTGGTGGAGCTATGGCCGCGAGATTGGGAACGATGCGGGTGAATGAACAAATTGACGCCTTAGATGTCATGGGCATTAATACCAGACAATACCTGATTGCTCCGCGTATTGCTGCGGCGATTCTTTGCATGCCCATGTTAACGGCAATTTTTGATTTTATTGCGATGGTTGGAAGTTATTTTCTAGTGGTTCATTTAGTTGAGCTTGATGAAGCCATTTTTTTGCAAAAGATTCGTGAAACTCTAGAAATGAGACATATTATGGAAGGTCTAATTAAATCAGCTGTATTTGGTTTAGTCTTTGGTTTAATTTGCACCTTTAGGGGATTTTATACAACGGGGGGAGCGAAGGGTGTTGGCGAGGCAACCAATCGTGGAGTTGTTATGAGTATGGTATTGATCATTGTTTTAGATTACTTCTTAACAAATATTATTAGGCTCTACTATATAATTCAAGGGGTAGGTTGATGGAATCAGCCGTTAGGTTATCCGATGTGAAAAAAACCTTTGATGGTCATGATTATGTTTTAAAAGGAATGAGTCTTGAGATACCTAAGGGTTCTTTGACGGCTATTATCGGTTTTTCAGGAACGGGAAAGTCAGTCATGTTAAAACATATATTGGGATTATTTAAACCCAGTTCTGGAAAAATTGAGGTTCTTGGAACAGATATTTCAACATTAAATCCTGATCAATTAACCAAATTTCGGTGTCATTTTGGTGTTTTGTTTCAGTCGGCGGCCTTGTTTGATGACATGACGGTTTTAGAAAATGTTTGTTTTCCATTAATTGAACACAAACGAGAAATTCCCATGAAGAGAGTGCTTGAAATTGCAGAGGAAAAATTAAGATTAGTTGGGTTGGATACGAAACATTTTCAAAAACTACCAAGTCAGATAAGCGGAGGCATGCAAAAACGAACGGGTCTGGCGCGGGCTTTAGCCCTAGATCCAGAAATATTAGTTTATGATGAACCAACAACAGGTTTAGATCCCATTCTTACTGAAATGGTTGATAATCTAATACTAGAAACGCATAAACATATCAAAGGAACCACATCTATAATGGTGAGTCATGATCTTTTTGCAGCTTTTCGAATTGCCGATTATGTCGCCATGTTAGATGCTGGACGTGTTTTATTATTTGGAAAACCCGAAGATTTTTATAAGAGCGAAATTGAACTGGTGAAAAAATTTGTAGCTAAAGGAATGAAACATCAATGAAGTTTTGGAGTACCTCAGAATTTAAAGTAGGGGCTTTGGTTGTTTTCGTCGGAGGACTCATCGGGGTCATGTCGATGCAAGTGAGTGATGATCCTAGTTTTATGGGAAGATCCAGAAAAGCTTGGTTTCTTTTAGATAATGCGGCGGGATTGATTAAAAATTCAGGAGTTAAAACAGCAGGGATTCCCATAGGAATTGTTAAGGATATTAAATTACAAGACGGCAAAGCGCGAGTGGATATTAGTATCCGATCGGATATTCCTTTAACCACGTCGGCATCTGTTGAAATTAAATCAATTGGAATACTTGGTGATAAACATGTGGAAGTTTTCCCTGGCTCTCCATCAGATACCCCCCTTGCTGATTCTGGGCAAATTCTTATTGTTAAGGACAAGGGTTCTTTGGATAATGTGATGGCCCAGGTCGGTGATATTGCAGGGTCTTTAAAAGACGTTGCTGTTGTTCTTAAAGAGTCCATATCTGACGACGGAACTCAAAAACATGTTTTGGGTCGAATTGTAAAAAATATTGAAAAAATCACGGTGGATATCAGCGAGATCACATCTGAAAATAAAGAACAAATTGGTGAAATTGTCGATCAAGTTAATGATGTGACGAGGACTCTTGATGAGTTGATTAATGACGAAACGGATGAAGGGTTAAAGAAAACCTGGAAGAAAACACTGGTTCGCTTAGATAGCGCCATGAAAAATATTGATGAAATTTCCGCTAAAATTAATAAAGGTGAAGGGACTATTGGTAAACTCATTAATGATGAAACAACAGTTGAAGAGCTAAACACCGCCATTCAAGGGGTGAGTGGATTGTTTGATACCGCCGGCCGTATTCAAACTGGCTTTGATTATCACGCTGACTATCTTTCAAATGTGGGATCAACAAAATCAAATATTGGTATTGTGATACAACCAGGTCTTGATAGATACTATTATTTGGGAATTATCGATGATCCGGCCGGTGTTGTAGATAGAGAAGAAGCCACTGTTTCCAGCGGTGGAAGTGTGATTTCTGATACGAGTACGGTAAAGAGATATAAAAATAAAACAAAGTTTTCAGCATTATTTGCTAAAAACTTTTACGATTTTACGTTGAAGGCAGGTTTAATTGAAAATGCTGGTGGTTTTGGTTTTGATTATCATTTTCTAAATAAAAAACTAAGATTTAGCTTTGAGGCCTTTAATTTAGAAAAGGCAAACCTAAGAGTTTCGGCTCGGTATAATTTATTCCATGGCCTTTACCTCATTGCTGGCCAGCAAGATCTTTTAAATAAGGATAATCAACAATCCTCCTATCTTGGTGCTGGATTGTTTCTTACTAATGATGATTTAAAGCTGCTTTTAACAAAATCTCCTTTTTAAAAGACGGTTAGCAGTCAGCGTCGCGCAAAGACAAAAATAAATTTACTAATGCTTTTATAGTTTAGAAAAGATAAACCATTTTTCGAGGTAGGTATGTACAAAAGAGCATTAGTTAGTGTTTCCAACAAAGAGGGTCTTGTTGATCTCTTAAAACCTTTAGTAAAGCAAGGTCTGAGCCTAGTTTCAACGGGTGGAACCGCCAAATTTTTAACAGAAAATGGATTTAAAGTAACGGATGTTTCAGAGGTGACTCATTTTCCAGAAGTGATGGATGGGCGGGTAAAAACTCTTCATCCAAATGTGCATATGGGGTTACTAGCAAGAGGTGATAATCCAGAGGACTTGCAAATTTTAAAAAAATTTAATGTTGAAATGTTTGATCTCGTCATCGTTAACTTATATCCCTTTGAAGAGTCACTAAAGAAAAATCTATCTTCAATAGAAATGATTGAAAAAATAGATATTGGTGGTCCCTCCATGTTGCGATCTGCAGCAAAAAATTTTTCACGCATTTCTGTGGTTTGTGATCCAAAAGACTATTCAGAAGTTTTAGCAAAAAGTTCTCAGGATCTTGAATTCAAAAAAAAATTAGCAGCTAAGGTTTTCTATCATACAAGTCAGTATGATTCATTAATTGCTTCCTATTTAGATCCAGAAAATAAAGATTTTTTAATTGTCTCGGGAAGATTGGTTAAAAAACTGAGGTATGGAGAAAACCCATCGCAAGAAGCCTATTGGTATCAAAATATAAATACCCGAGGCGGTTTTCAGGATTATGAGATGATTCAAGGAAAGGAATTATCCTATAATAATTTATTAGATTTAGACTCTGCATTTAAATTGTGTTTAGAAATTGGAGGATTGAATGCTGTTGCCGTTAAACATAATAATCCTTGTGGTGTCACTTATGGAATAAACAGCGACCAAATTATTCAGAATTTAGTTAAAACAGATCCCGTGAGTATTTTTGGGGGAATTGTGGCCTGCAATTTCGAAATAGGCAAATCTCATGCTGAAAAATTGAATGAAATATTTTTAGAATGCATTATTGCCCCTTGCTTTAGTCCAGAATCCCTAGCTGTTTTTGAGAAAAAAAAGAATTTAAGGCTCATTCGATTTAATATGGATTTTATAAAAACAGTTAAGTGGCATCAAAAAAATATAAAATCCATTTTAGGTGGGATTTTAATTCAAGATGAAGATAGTTATCTCGCGGAAACTGCTTCCTGGCAGTTTTTCGGTCAGAAGCCAGAAGCAAAGTTGGCTCAGGATATGTTGTTTGGAGAAAAAGTTTGTGGTTTTTTAAAGTCCAATAGCATTGCCTTAGTTGATTCAGGTAAAACAATTGGTCTGGGAATGGGGCAAGTAAATAGAATTGATGCCGTTGAGCAAGCCATTGGTCGAGCCCTAAAATACCATCAAATCACAGAAAATACGGTATTAATTTCTGATGCCTTTTTTCCTTTTAAGGATTCAATCGAGCTGATCGCAAAAAACAAAATTAAATGGGTCTTGCAACCTGGTGGAAGTATTAAGGATAATGAAGTCATTGAAAGAGCCAGGGAACTGGATGTTCAATTAATTTTTAGTGGCAAAAGACATTTTAGACATTAAACTAGAGTCATTATGGCGAATGAAGTAAGAGATGTAAATCCTAAAGAGAAAATGTGGTTGGTAAGAGCTTCAACAAAGATTCAAGGTCCATATAGTTTAGATGATATTGTTCAGTTATTAATGTTTAATCAAAT
Coding sequences:
- a CDS encoding ABC transporter permease, with amino-acid sequence MVNAFKDFITETGMMMMFLSSSLRLLFVKPNRFSEVIKHMEFIGNKSVGIISLTSLFTGLALSFQVYLGFKIINAVNMVGPTVALGITRELGPVLTGLIVAARAGGAMAARLGTMRVNEQIDALDVMGINTRQYLIAPRIAAAILCMPMLTAIFDFIAMVGSYFLVVHLVELDEAIFLQKIRETLEMRHIMEGLIKSAVFGLVFGLICTFRGFYTTGGAKGVGEATNRGVVMSMVLIIVLDYFLTNIIRLYYIIQGVG
- a CDS encoding ATP-binding cassette domain-containing protein, yielding MESAVRLSDVKKTFDGHDYVLKGMSLEIPKGSLTAIIGFSGTGKSVMLKHILGLFKPSSGKIEVLGTDISTLNPDQLTKFRCHFGVLFQSAALFDDMTVLENVCFPLIEHKREIPMKRVLEIAEEKLRLVGLDTKHFQKLPSQISGGMQKRTGLARALALDPEILVYDEPTTGLDPILTEMVDNLILETHKHIKGTTSIMVSHDLFAAFRIADYVAMLDAGRVLLFGKPEDFYKSEIELVKKFVAKGMKHQ
- the purH gene encoding bifunctional phosphoribosylaminoimidazolecarboxamide formyltransferase/IMP cyclohydrolase gives rise to the protein MYKRALVSVSNKEGLVDLLKPLVKQGLSLVSTGGTAKFLTENGFKVTDVSEVTHFPEVMDGRVKTLHPNVHMGLLARGDNPEDLQILKKFNVEMFDLVIVNLYPFEESLKKNLSSIEMIEKIDIGGPSMLRSAAKNFSRISVVCDPKDYSEVLAKSSQDLEFKKKLAAKVFYHTSQYDSLIASYLDPENKDFLIVSGRLVKKLRYGENPSQEAYWYQNINTRGGFQDYEMIQGKELSYNNLLDLDSAFKLCLEIGGLNAVAVKHNNPCGVTYGINSDQIIQNLVKTDPVSIFGGIVACNFEIGKSHAEKLNEIFLECIIAPCFSPESLAVFEKKKNLRLIRFNMDFIKTVKWHQKNIKSILGGILIQDEDSYLAETASWQFFGQKPEAKLAQDMLFGEKVCGFLKSNSIALVDSGKTIGLGMGQVNRIDAVEQAIGRALKYHQITENTVLISDAFFPFKDSIELIAKNKIKWVLQPGGSIKDNEVIERARELDVQLIFSGKRHFRH
- a CDS encoding MCE family protein, with the protein product MKFWSTSEFKVGALVVFVGGLIGVMSMQVSDDPSFMGRSRKAWFLLDNAAGLIKNSGVKTAGIPIGIVKDIKLQDGKARVDISIRSDIPLTTSASVEIKSIGILGDKHVEVFPGSPSDTPLADSGQILIVKDKGSLDNVMAQVGDIAGSLKDVAVVLKESISDDGTQKHVLGRIVKNIEKITVDISEITSENKEQIGEIVDQVNDVTRTLDELINDETDEGLKKTWKKTLVRLDSAMKNIDEISAKINKGEGTIGKLINDETTVEELNTAIQGVSGLFDTAGRIQTGFDYHADYLSNVGSTKSNIGIVIQPGLDRYYYLGIIDDPAGVVDREEATVSSGGSVISDTSTVKRYKNKTKFSALFAKNFYDFTLKAGLIENAGGFGFDYHFLNKKLRFSFEAFNLEKANLRVSARYNLFHGLYLIAGQQDLLNKDNQQSSYLGAGLFLTNDDLKLLLTKSPF
- the alr gene encoding alanine racemase, translating into MDLFRKTFAEIDLQALENNINWIKDQFPKNSFFCPMVKGNAYGHGDYIIAKSLSGMGIPYLGVCLIEEALWLKRAGIETPLVVFRGFDNEGAKEIIANDFIPIVSQWEQLEYLENNIKDKSILIHLKFDTGMNRLGFSEKDAKKIFDRLWKNKKLRLKGILTHLYFGEDFLVEEGHSQRQIKAIMGIAKIFKCYNPVLHVFNTAGIVGAYLKPQPEFHTFGLRPGLLIYGYAAPMLNHSQPFDFLKPVMSLKSHVSDIKMISKGQGISYSHTWKATKDSIIGIIPIGYADGVHRLLSNRGEVIVKNYKAPIIGNICMDYLMVDLTEISQIQPVRKNETVILLGQSEDRKLFIGAQEVAAKAQTITWEILTSIGIRVPRLVI